One genomic segment of Bombina bombina isolate aBomBom1 chromosome 4, aBomBom1.pri, whole genome shotgun sequence includes these proteins:
- the LOC128657169 gene encoding gastrula zinc finger protein XlCGF26.1-like, with amino-acid sequence MSDKTESQTSDLPIAHGDCTDVTPSDSSAVVHGEEPYVCDKVKTEQDEVPINTATGCLEENPGTGLLNVKEEDETDDMNSHQTEIHCSLPADEDNADIVKVEITEDLCVRHQLEAPDEESIDSINPGCLEENPGTGLLNVKEEDETDDMNSHQTEIHCSLPADEDNADIVKVEITEDLCVRHQLEAPDEESIDSINPGDVKTEVTLNVEQTNDLYVKNQQEAVKQEISDHISTGSFTNYKNPSYSQNADASFNLLQDIKSHVENVCSECGKCFTKTSSLIGHQKMHTGKKAFSCSHCGKCFTLKSNLIHHQKIHTGEKPFSCSECGKCFTWKSSLKYHLINHTGEKGFSCSECGKCFARKSILITHEKIHTGRQSFSCSECGKCFIHKSNLNNHQKIHAGDKAFLCSECGKSFTLKSTLITHQKIHTGEKIFSCSECGKSFTNKSYLIDHQKCHTGEKAFSCSHCGKGFTRKATLNNHQKIHTAEKAFSCSHCGKCFTLKSNLITHQKIHTCEKPFSCSECGKCFILKSSLKYHHQIHTGERGFSCSECGICFTLKSSLITHYKIHTGEKAFSCSECGKCFTLKSSLITHQKIHTGEKAFSCSECGKCFIQKSHLITHQKIHIRRNQS; translated from the exons ACTGTACTGACGTGACACCTTCAGATAGCTCAGCAGTTGTACATGGAGAAGAACCGTATGTGTGTGATAAGGTGAAGACTGAGcaggatgaagttcctataaatacggcTACAG ggtgtctagaggaaaacccgggcactgggctattaaatgtgaaggaagaggatgagacagatgacatgaatagtcatcagactgaaatacattgctccctccctgccg atgaagataacgctgatatagtgaaggttgagataacagaagatttGTGTGTGAGGCATCAGCTGGAAGCCCCAGATGAGGAATCCATTGACAGTATCAacccag ggtgtctagaggaaaacccgggcactgggctattaaatgtgaaggaagaggatgagacagatgacatgaatagtcatcagactgaaatacattgctccctccctgccg atgaagataacgctgatatagtgaaggttgagataacagaagatttGTGTGTGAGGCATCAGCTGGAAGCCCCAGATGAGGAATCCATTGACAGTATCAacccag gtgatgttaagactgaagtcaCACTTAATGTTGAACAAACAAATGACCTGTATGTAAAGAATCAGCAggaagctgtgaagcaggaaatcagtgaccacatcagtacag GGAGCTTCACAAACTACAAAAATCCTAGTTACAGTCAGAATGCAGATGCATCTTTCAACCTTCTTCAGGATATAAAAAGCCATGTAGAAaatgtatgttctgaatgtggaaaatgttttactaagACATCATCTCTCATTGGTCATCAGAAAATGCATACAGgaaagaaagcattttcatgttctcattgtgggaaatgttttactctgaaatcaaatcttattcatcatcagaaaattcatacaggtgagaaaccattttcatgttctgaatgtgggaaatgttttacctggAAATCATCTCTTAAATATCATCTTATaaatcatacaggagagaaaggattttcatgttctgaatgtgggaaatgttttgcccgAAAATCAATCCTTATTACTCatgagaaaattcatacaggaagaCAATCATTTTCATgctctgaatgtggaaaatgttttatccATAAATCAAATCTTAataatcatcagaaaattcatgcaGGAGATAAAGcatttttatgttctgaatgtgggaaaagttttactctgaaatcaactctgattactcatcagaaaattcacacaggtgaaaaaatattttcatgttctgaatgtggaaaatctTTTACCAATAAATCATATCTCATTGACCATCAGAAatgtcatacaggagagaaagcattttcatgttctcacTGTGGGAAAGGTTTTACCCGGAAAGCAACGCTTAataatcatcagaaaattcatacagctgagaaagcattttcatgttctcactgtgggaaatgttttactctaaaatcaaatcttattactcatcagaaaattcatacatgtGAGAAACCATTTtcttgttctgaatgtggaaaatgttttatctTAAAATCTTCTCTTAAATATCATCAtcaaattcatacaggagagagaggattttcatgttctgaatgtgggatatgttttactctgaaatcatccCTTATTACTCATtataaaattcatacaggagagaaagcattttcatgttctgaatgtgggaaatgttttactctgaaatcatcccttattactcatcagaaaattcatacaggagagaaagcattttcatgttctgaatgtgggaaatgttttattcagaaatcacatcttattacgcatcagaaaatcCATATTAGAAGAAATCAGAGTTAA